A single genomic interval of Clostridium facile harbors:
- the ymfI gene encoding elongation factor P 5-aminopentanone reductase, whose translation MNPTVLVTGASGGIGSAIATRFAREGYRVAIHYNHHREKAEQLVQKLRNQNPLVIAVQADISNEQQVKNMMKEVTQQLGGINILINNAGFAQQKLFTDITSDEWKKMFDVHVNGAFYCIQAVLPWMIHNKKGKIINISSMWGQVGASCEVHYSAAKAALIGMTKALAKELGLSGIQVNCVSPGVIETKMNHMLGVDVLEELKEETPLNKLGTPDDIANAVYFLASDQADFITGQVLASNGGYII comes from the coding sequence ATGAATCCAACAGTTTTGGTTACCGGAGCATCTGGTGGAATTGGTTCTGCTATTGCCACAAGATTTGCCCGAGAGGGATATCGAGTTGCCATTCATTACAATCATCATAGGGAAAAAGCAGAACAATTGGTACAAAAATTACGGAATCAGAATCCATTGGTAATTGCTGTACAGGCGGATATCTCTAACGAACAACAAGTAAAAAATATGATGAAGGAAGTTACACAACAACTGGGTGGAATCAATATTCTTATCAACAACGCAGGATTTGCGCAACAAAAACTTTTTACTGATATCACCTCAGATGAGTGGAAAAAGATGTTTGATGTCCATGTAAATGGTGCTTTTTATTGTATCCAGGCAGTACTTCCCTGGATGATTCACAACAAAAAAGGAAAAATCATCAATATTTCTTCCATGTGGGGGCAAGTTGGCGCCTCATGCGAGGTTCACTATTCTGCTGCTAAAGCTGCGTTAATTGGTATGACAAAGGCACTCGCAAAAGAACTTGGGCTATCGGGTATCCAAGTAAACTGTGTTTCTCCTGGTGTAATTGAAACAAAAATGAACCATATGCTGGGCGTAGATGTTCTGGAAGAATTAAAAGAAGAAACCCCTTTAAATAAATTGGGAACCCCGGATGACATTGCAAATGCCGTTTATTTTCTGGCATCCGACCAGGCGGATTTTATTACTGGACAAGTATTAGCTTCTAATGGAGGATACATTATCTAG
- a CDS encoding NAD(+) synthase translates to MKNYGFIRIASACPLGRVGDVMYNTTEICNLIDQAVNQQVSLLVFPELSISSYTCGDLLLTSAMKNGVEQAISTIQQHTLEKPITVFVGAPIYENAKLYNCAVVISSGEIKGVIPKTHLPNHGEFYEQRWFDSAKDFCGDSTMLCGETIPMGTDLLFTMEEAVIAAEICEDMWVDAPPSIDHAKAGANIICNLSASNAVIGKQNYRRMLVKQRSFSSHCAYVFSSAGICESTTDTLYSGHLLIGENGNILADASQMEFENLLLTADVDLERLSCDRLKSTTFHLSKSYRSIPLNHKICSIDQLQRHISQTPFIPASKQNKSERMEEIYHIQALGLAKRLRHTGLKHPVIGISGGLDSTLALLVTVRAMDKLGWDRKNILGITMPGFGTTGRTNSNSKKLMDALGITSKEIDITQACRKHFEDIGHDPSIHDVTYENVQARERTQILLDIANKHGGLVVGTGDLSELALGWATYAGDHISMYGVNAGVPKTLVRHIVAWTGEQMGGEIQKILEDILDTPVSPELLPADKDGKIAQKTEEIIGDYILHDFFLYYFVRFGFTFDKIYYLAKHAFGDTYPKEQIVKCLTTFGKRFFAQQFKRSCLPDGPKIGSVTLSPRADWRMPSDACAALWMQDFDQMD, encoded by the coding sequence ATGAAAAACTATGGATTTATCCGCATTGCCTCCGCCTGTCCATTAGGAAGGGTCGGAGATGTCATGTATAATACAACCGAAATTTGCAATTTAATTGATCAAGCAGTAAATCAACAAGTAAGCTTGCTGGTTTTTCCAGAGCTCTCCATTTCTTCCTATACCTGCGGGGATTTATTATTGACCTCTGCCATGAAAAACGGTGTGGAACAAGCAATCTCCACGATTCAACAACATACTCTGGAAAAACCAATTACCGTTTTTGTTGGAGCCCCCATCTATGAAAATGCCAAATTATACAACTGTGCTGTTGTTATTTCCTCCGGTGAAATCAAAGGGGTTATCCCAAAAACCCACCTTCCCAACCATGGTGAATTTTATGAACAGCGTTGGTTCGATTCTGCCAAAGACTTTTGTGGTGACAGTACTATGCTTTGTGGGGAAACGATTCCTATGGGTACGGATTTACTGTTTACCATGGAGGAAGCCGTCATCGCAGCTGAAATTTGTGAGGATATGTGGGTAGACGCCCCTCCATCTATTGATCACGCAAAAGCTGGAGCAAATATTATCTGCAATTTATCTGCCAGCAACGCCGTGATTGGTAAGCAAAATTACCGCCGTATGCTGGTAAAACAGCGCTCTTTCAGTTCTCACTGCGCTTATGTGTTCTCTTCTGCCGGTATTTGTGAGAGTACCACAGATACCTTATATAGCGGACACTTGTTAATTGGGGAAAATGGCAACATTTTAGCGGATGCTTCCCAGATGGAGTTTGAAAACTTGCTCCTCACTGCAGATGTGGATTTAGAACGTCTGTCCTGTGATAGATTAAAAAGCACCACTTTCCATCTGTCAAAATCCTATCGTTCCATTCCATTGAATCATAAAATTTGCTCGATTGACCAACTACAACGCCATATTAGCCAAACCCCATTTATTCCTGCTTCCAAACAGAACAAATCCGAACGTATGGAAGAAATCTATCATATTCAGGCATTAGGTCTTGCAAAACGCCTGCGCCATACTGGATTAAAACACCCTGTTATTGGAATTTCTGGCGGATTGGATTCTACCTTGGCTTTGCTGGTAACGGTGCGTGCTATGGATAAACTGGGTTGGGATCGGAAAAACATTCTTGGTATTACCATGCCAGGCTTTGGTACAACAGGACGTACCAACTCCAATTCCAAAAAATTGATGGACGCATTAGGGATTACCTCCAAAGAGATTGATATTACCCAAGCATGTAGGAAGCATTTTGAGGATATCGGCCATGATCCATCCATCCATGATGTCACCTATGAAAATGTACAGGCAAGAGAAAGAACTCAGATTCTACTAGATATCGCCAATAAACATGGTGGCCTTGTAGTAGGAACCGGTGACCTTTCTGAACTAGCCTTAGGATGGGCGACCTATGCAGGCGACCATATTTCCATGTATGGTGTCAATGCAGGGGTTCCAAAAACATTAGTACGCCATATTGTAGCATGGACCGGAGAACAAATGGGTGGAGAAATCCAAAAAATATTGGAGGATATTTTGGATACCCCTGTTTCACCTGAACTTCTTCCAGCGGATAAAGACGGAAAAATCGCACAGAAAACAGAAGAAATTATTGGGGATTATATTTTACATGATTTCTTTTTATATTATTTTGTTCGGTTTGGATTTACCTTTGATAAAATTTATTATTTAGCGAAACACGCTTTTGGGGATACTTATCCAAAAGAGCAGATCGTAAAATGCCTAACTACTTTTGGAAAACGCTTTTTCGCACAACAGTTTAAACGTTCCTGTCTGCCAGATGGCCCCAAAATTGGTTCGGTTACCCTTTCCCCTCGCGCCGATTGGAGGATGCCAAGTGATGCTTGCGCTGCCCTTTGGATGCAAGATTTTGATCAAATGGATTAA
- a CDS encoding DUF5050 domain-containing protein: protein MEKRPKFMRALQYLLPTLMLIFIGIMIGFSMTGNHSTPDWELHSIEEFNTSNNGKNTSSRDKNTKSSTKSKTTSSSKSSKSASTKSTSKTKSSKNSIEEGVEGGEINDGIASFPDTSAPDISLQPYNTIGNTSSNCLNGGMAAVQGEWIFYSEASDQNCLYKMRTNGSDMQKISNEPVGYINVVGEKVYAQARNNTFNVLCYSAVTGELIQNYFAFSYYLSVTDQYMVSADNTEHANLYLYRFSDGYQKVLLSDNSASQISMVGDRIYYRNSNDNNCLYSMDTNGGQIRKEISQSILSYNISNSVIYYVAEDGLLYSNQQEAPILSDSVSCFNCSGNWIYYGNRSDENCLYVIDLSQGSKQKLTESPIEQVCVTGDWVFYQSNGNIFVI from the coding sequence ATGGAAAAACGTCCAAAGTTTATGCGAGCCTTACAGTATCTATTGCCCACTTTAATGCTGATATTTATTGGAATTATGATTGGATTTTCGATGACCGGAAACCATAGCACTCCAGATTGGGAACTCCATTCTATCGAAGAATTCAATACTAGTAACAACGGAAAAAATACCTCTAGCAGGGACAAAAATACAAAAAGTTCCACAAAATCGAAAACAACTAGTTCCTCTAAATCCTCCAAATCAGCTTCCACTAAATCAACCAGTAAAACAAAATCTTCTAAAAATTCTATAGAGGAAGGTGTAGAAGGTGGTGAAATAAATGATGGTATAGCATCGTTTCCAGATACATCTGCTCCTGATATCTCCTTGCAGCCTTATAACACAATTGGAAATACAAGCTCTAACTGTTTAAATGGTGGTATGGCAGCTGTTCAAGGAGAATGGATTTTTTATAGTGAAGCATCTGACCAAAACTGTTTATATAAAATGAGGACAAATGGTTCAGACATGCAAAAAATTTCGAATGAACCAGTTGGATATATCAATGTGGTAGGCGAAAAAGTGTATGCCCAAGCAAGGAACAATACTTTCAATGTGCTTTGTTACAGTGCAGTAACAGGGGAATTGATTCAAAATTATTTTGCTTTTTCTTATTATTTATCGGTGACAGACCAATACATGGTTTCAGCTGACAATACGGAGCATGCCAATCTATATTTGTACCGTTTTTCAGATGGATATCAAAAGGTTTTACTATCAGACAATAGTGCTAGCCAAATTTCTATGGTAGGGGATCGGATTTATTATCGTAACAGCAATGACAATAACTGCTTATATTCTATGGATACAAACGGCGGTCAAATCCGAAAAGAAATCAGCCAGAGTATTTTATCTTATAATATTAGTAATTCGGTGATTTATTATGTGGCGGAAGATGGTTTGCTCTACTCCAACCAGCAGGAAGCACCGATTTTATCCGATTCTGTTTCCTGTTTTAACTGTTCAGGAAATTGGATTTATTATGGAAACCGATCCGACGAAAATTGCTTATATGTGATAGACCTTTCACAGGGCTCAAAACAAAAATTAACAGAGTCACCAATAGAACAAGTTTGTGTTACAGGAGATTGGGTATTTTACCAGAGCAATGGGAATATTTTTGTGATCTAA
- a CDS encoding PaaI family thioesterase, which translates to MTEQTIRNMLEKDRFAKYCGMVLKEVGLGYATVTLDLKEHHLNGADLVQGGVVYTLADFAFAAAANFSGRVTVTINVQANYIKPANGDYIVAKAKVIHETKSLSHVRTEVFNDKEELVATFVLTGFRTKQEIKDEL; encoded by the coding sequence ATGACAGAACAAACAATCCGAAATATGCTAGAAAAAGACCGGTTCGCAAAATATTGCGGCATGGTATTAAAAGAGGTTGGATTGGGTTACGCAACAGTAACTTTGGATTTAAAGGAACATCATTTAAATGGCGCTGATCTGGTACAAGGTGGAGTGGTATACACTTTGGCAGATTTTGCTTTTGCGGCAGCTGCTAATTTTTCCGGAAGAGTTACCGTTACCATCAATGTACAAGCCAATTATATCAAACCAGCCAATGGAGATTATATTGTAGCAAAGGCAAAAGTGATTCATGAAACAAAATCCCTTTCCCATGTAAGGACAGAAGTATTCAATGATAAAGAGGAATTGGTTGCTACCTTTGTTTTAACAGGCTTCCGTACAAAACAAGAAATTAAAGATGAACTATAA
- a CDS encoding DUF6483 family protein has translation MLTDDFIIEQSMMVIRFLKTALISPGGGFIEEVEDIPFQSPQLEIKKELESLIKQKEYCQAEDLLYEQLEQEESDDNLCLGLWFYNCLLGEDEETMEEHNFGKDEILAGLKELESKKIDF, from the coding sequence ATGTTAACAGATGATTTTATTATAGAACAATCCATGATGGTAATTCGTTTTTTAAAAACAGCTTTGATCTCTCCAGGTGGTGGATTTATTGAAGAGGTGGAGGATATTCCTTTCCAATCCCCACAATTAGAAATAAAAAAAGAACTGGAGAGCCTTATAAAACAGAAAGAATATTGTCAGGCAGAAGATTTACTATATGAACAGTTGGAACAAGAAGAATCCGATGATAATTTATGTCTGGGACTTTGGTTTTACAATTGCCTGTTAGGTGAGGATGAAGAAACTATGGAAGAACATAATTTTGGAAAAGATGAAATCTTGGCGGGGTTAAAAGAACTGGAAAGCAAAAAAATAGATTTTTAA
- the ilvC gene encoding ketol-acid reductoisomerase, with protein sequence MALKIFYESDCNLGLLDGKKVAIIGYGSQGHAHALNLKESGVDVVVGLYEGSKSWAKAEAAGLTVMTTEEAAKAADFIMILIPDEKQADLYKNSIAPYLTEGKVLAFAHGFNIHFKQIVPPAGVDVVMIAPKGPGHTVRSEYVAGKGVPCLYAVEQDASGRATDLALAYAAGIGGARAAVLETTFRVETETDLFGEQAVLCGGVCALMQAGFETLVEAGYDPRNAYFECIHEMKLIVDLIYHGGFGEMRASISDTAEFGDYEIGKRIITEDTKKEMRKVLSEIQDGTFATNWIAENKNGRAHFNATRRIKAEHELEKVGKELRKMYSWSDEK encoded by the coding sequence ATGGCACTAAAGATTTTTTATGAAAGCGATTGTAACCTTGGTTTATTGGATGGCAAAAAAGTTGCAATCATCGGTTATGGTTCCCAAGGACATGCTCACGCTTTGAACTTAAAGGAAAGTGGCGTAGATGTTGTAGTAGGCTTATATGAAGGCTCTAAATCCTGGGCAAAAGCAGAAGCTGCTGGTTTAACTGTTATGACAACAGAAGAAGCTGCAAAAGCTGCTGATTTTATTATGATTTTAATCCCAGATGAAAAACAAGCTGATTTGTATAAAAATAGCATTGCTCCATACTTAACAGAAGGTAAAGTATTGGCGTTTGCCCACGGCTTTAATATTCACTTCAAACAAATTGTTCCTCCTGCTGGTGTAGACGTTGTAATGATCGCTCCTAAAGGGCCAGGCCATACCGTACGTTCTGAATATGTTGCAGGCAAAGGTGTTCCTTGCTTGTATGCGGTAGAACAAGATGCTTCTGGTAGAGCTACCGATTTGGCTTTGGCTTATGCTGCTGGTATTGGTGGCGCAAGAGCGGCTGTTTTGGAAACAACCTTCCGTGTAGAAACAGAAACAGACCTGTTTGGAGAACAAGCTGTATTGTGCGGCGGTGTTTGCGCTCTGATGCAGGCTGGTTTTGAAACATTAGTAGAAGCTGGATATGACCCACGTAATGCTTACTTTGAATGTATCCACGAAATGAAATTGATCGTTGACCTGATTTATCATGGTGGTTTTGGCGAAATGAGAGCTTCTATCTCCGATACTGCTGAATTTGGCGATTATGAAATTGGTAAACGTATTATCACTGAAGATACTAAGAAAGAAATGAGAAAAGTTTTATCTGAAATCCAGGATGGTACTTTTGCTACCAATTGGATTGCTGAAAATAAGAACGGCCGTGCTCATTTCAATGCGACAAGAAGAATTAAAGCAGAACATGAATTAGAAAAAGTTGGAAAAGAACTGAGAAAAATGTATTCTTGGAGCGACGAAAAATAA
- the ilvN gene encoding acetolactate synthase small subunit: MKRTISILVENHPGVLSRISGLFARRGFNIESLAVGVTEDHSTSRITIVVDGDHRTIEQVEKQLNKLIDVIKVKTQEASEIISRELMIVKISTTPAQRGEIMNIADIMGAKISDITRTTMTLEVSDTCERLETMIELVRPYGLKEVIRTGTIAIQKGKDALR; this comes from the coding sequence ATGAAACGTACAATTTCTATTTTAGTGGAAAACCATCCTGGTGTTCTCTCCCGAATTTCAGGATTGTTTGCCCGCCGTGGATTTAATATTGAAAGTTTGGCAGTAGGGGTTACTGAGGACCACTCCACTTCCCGCATTACTATTGTAGTGGACGGGGATCACAGAACAATTGAACAGGTAGAAAAGCAGCTCAATAAGCTGATTGATGTTATTAAAGTAAAAACCCAGGAAGCTTCTGAAATTATTAGCCGTGAATTGATGATTGTCAAAATTTCTACTACACCAGCACAGCGTGGAGAGATTATGAACATTGCGGATATTATGGGAGCAAAAATTTCTGATATTACCCGTACTACAATGACATTGGAAGTATCTGATACTTGTGAACGGTTAGAAACCATGATTGAACTGGTTCGTCCTTATGGGTTAAAGGAAGTGATCCGGACGGGGACTATAGCGATCCAAAAAGGTAAGGATGCTTTGAGATAA
- the ilvB gene encoding biosynthetic-type acetolactate synthase large subunit yields MITAAEAMVRCLEEEGVKVVFGYPGAAICPFYDALASTDIKHILVRQEQNGGHAASGYSRISGRPGVCIATSGPGATNLLTAIATAYADSIPIVAITGQVSTDLLGRDVFQEVDITGAAEPFVKHSYLVKDATQIPRIFKEAFHIAATGRPGPVLIDVPVDIQNSKLEFEYPEAVDIRGYKPSVKGHVGQIKKVAEAISHAERPLICAGGGVINAGACKQLASFAECCDIPVITTMMGLGILPTDHPLNFGMLGMHGCRTANEAVLNSDLLLLIGARVSDRAIASPSVLEGRTKIIHIDVDPAEIGKNVGVSIPVVGDAKVILDQIAEVVGKEEHTDWVRKLTESKKSCMRDFDIPKQGCVNPKQFLSMLSDKAPSNTTVVADVGQNQIWTANYFKIRDGKFITTGGMGTMGYSVPAAMGAKLADMGHNVIAICGDGSFQMQMMELATLCQFHIPLKIVVMKNNRLGMVRELQTKNWGDRQMAVHLDGSPNFAILASAYGIPAKTITDISQAGEAINEFLQADTSFLLEVIVDENESTL; encoded by the coding sequence ATGATTACAGCTGCAGAAGCAATGGTACGATGTTTAGAAGAAGAAGGTGTGAAAGTCGTCTTTGGGTATCCAGGTGCGGCAATCTGTCCATTTTATGATGCACTTGCCTCAACTGATATAAAGCATATCCTAGTACGGCAGGAACAGAATGGAGGACATGCAGCCAGCGGCTATTCCAGAATTTCGGGACGGCCAGGTGTCTGTATCGCAACTTCTGGTCCTGGAGCGACCAACCTGTTGACAGCGATAGCAACCGCCTATGCTGATTCGATTCCAATTGTAGCAATTACCGGTCAGGTATCTACCGATTTATTAGGGCGGGATGTGTTCCAGGAAGTGGATATTACCGGTGCGGCAGAGCCTTTTGTAAAGCATAGTTATCTAGTAAAAGACGCAACACAGATTCCACGTATTTTTAAGGAAGCGTTTCATATTGCGGCTACAGGACGTCCAGGGCCAGTTTTGATTGACGTACCAGTTGATATCCAAAATTCGAAATTGGAATTTGAATATCCGGAAGCAGTAGATATTCGCGGATATAAACCAAGTGTAAAAGGCCATGTAGGTCAAATTAAAAAAGTGGCGGAAGCCATTTCTCATGCAGAGCGCCCATTGATTTGTGCTGGTGGCGGCGTTATCAATGCGGGTGCCTGTAAACAACTGGCTTCTTTTGCGGAATGTTGTGATATTCCTGTTATTACAACAATGATGGGGTTGGGAATCCTCCCAACAGACCATCCTTTGAATTTTGGCATGTTGGGGATGCACGGGTGCAGAACAGCGAACGAGGCGGTTTTAAACTCTGATTTGCTGCTGCTGATTGGCGCCAGAGTTTCCGACCGGGCAATTGCTAGCCCAAGTGTATTGGAAGGACGGACAAAAATTATCCACATTGATGTTGACCCAGCTGAAATTGGAAAAAATGTTGGGGTTAGTATTCCTGTTGTAGGGGATGCAAAGGTAATTTTAGACCAGATTGCTGAAGTAGTGGGAAAAGAAGAGCACACTGATTGGGTTCGTAAATTGACAGAATCCAAAAAAAGCTGTATGCGTGATTTTGACATTCCAAAACAGGGCTGTGTCAATCCAAAACAGTTCCTATCTATGTTATCGGATAAGGCCCCATCTAATACCACAGTAGTTGCGGATGTAGGGCAAAACCAAATTTGGACCGCAAACTATTTTAAGATCCGCGATGGTAAGTTTATTACCACAGGCGGAATGGGAACAATGGGATATTCTGTTCCAGCAGCTATGGGAGCAAAACTGGCGGATATGGGCCACAATGTAATCGCGATCTGCGGGGATGGGTCGTTCCAGATGCAGATGATGGAGTTGGCTACTTTATGCCAGTTCCATATTCCACTTAAAATTGTTGTGATGAAGAACAACCGTTTGGGGATGGTACGGGAACTGCAAACCAAAAACTGGGGAGACCGCCAGATGGCAGTCCACCTGGATGGAAGTCCGAATTTTGCTATATTGGCTTCCGCTTACGGGATTCCAGCAAAAACGATTACAGATATCTCCCAGGCGGGAGAGGCAATCAACGAGTTTTTACAGGCAGATACCTCTTTTCTGCTAGAAGTAATTGTAGATGAAAACGAATCAACACTGTAA
- a CDS encoding ATP-binding protein encodes MDLLPIAFLIDGLSIYKNLRNDKVISNLHDSVVKLNTCQSAEGQLQAISSYTAMCSTLYESEYQGSLSDYIFDLVLYDINIFSKASAEHRLDSLSPQILQAASNDLHALFKISHITSEMFKANFQEQCKGCSFLEESLPDYTIEQHRYPVRDDWGKQVNAISDFYAANGVGMYAKYKAFIFEMGRGIQPVITLDPIRLTDLKKYEVQRNKVLENTLAFIEGHPYNNVLLYGDRGTGKSSTVKAILNEYKNRNLRMIEISKRSIADLDKLINSIQNIPLKFIIFIDDLTFNENDDNFGILKAILDGSLSVRPNNVAIYATTNRRHLIKETFSAREGNEVHRGDTMDESLSLSDRFGLTVTFMKPNKDDFLTIVRQLAADRHIEMEDEKLCAGAERFALANSGRTPRLARQYIDHIEARIKLNLEI; translated from the coding sequence ATGGACTTACTTCCAATTGCATTTCTAATCGATGGTTTATCCATCTATAAAAATCTACGCAATGATAAGGTTATTAGCAATTTACACGATAGCGTTGTAAAACTAAATACCTGCCAAAGTGCGGAAGGGCAGCTTCAGGCAATCTCCTCCTATACTGCGATGTGCAGCACATTATATGAGAGCGAATATCAAGGAAGCTTGTCCGATTATATTTTTGATTTGGTGTTATATGATATCAATATTTTTTCCAAAGCATCTGCAGAACATCGTTTGGATTCCCTCAGCCCACAAATTCTACAGGCTGCTTCCAATGACCTACACGCACTGTTCAAAATATCCCATATTACTTCTGAGATGTTTAAGGCAAATTTCCAGGAACAATGTAAAGGCTGCTCTTTTTTGGAGGAAAGCCTACCGGATTATACCATCGAACAACACCGCTATCCTGTACGGGATGACTGGGGAAAACAGGTAAACGCCATTTCCGATTTTTATGCTGCGAATGGGGTTGGAATGTACGCTAAATATAAAGCATTTATCTTTGAAATGGGCAGAGGCATTCAGCCTGTTATTACCTTGGACCCCATCCGCTTAACCGACCTGAAAAAATACGAAGTACAGCGGAATAAAGTTTTGGAAAACACCCTTGCTTTTATAGAGGGGCACCCATACAATAATGTACTGTTATACGGTGACCGTGGTACTGGAAAATCCTCTACTGTAAAGGCAATTCTAAATGAGTACAAAAACCGTAACCTGCGCATGATAGAAATTAGCAAACGCAGCATCGCCGACTTGGATAAGCTAATTAACTCCATCCAAAATATTCCATTAAAATTTATTATCTTTATTGATGATTTGACCTTTAACGAAAACGATGACAATTTTGGTATCCTAAAAGCGATCTTAGATGGCTCCCTCAGCGTCCGTCCAAATAATGTGGCAATCTATGCAACTACCAACCGCCGCCATCTAATCAAAGAAACTTTCTCTGCCCGAGAAGGAAATGAAGTTCATCGGGGGGATACTATGGATGAAAGCCTATCTCTTTCCGACCGCTTTGGGCTGACTGTGACATTTATGAAACCAAACAAAGACGATTTCCTAACTATTGTACGCCAACTGGCTGCTGACCGTCACATTGAAATGGAAGATGAAAAACTCTGTGCTGGCGCAGAACGTTTTGCCTTAGCGAACAGTGGAAGGACCCCACGTTTGGCGCGGCAATACATAGACCATATTGAGGCAAGGATTAAATTAAATTTGGAAATCTAA
- a CDS encoding YbaK/EbsC family protein produces MSIEAARKHLQTFGLEDRIIEPEQSSATVELAAQALGCKPEHIAKTLSFDLNGDTILIVTAGDAKIDNKKYREYFGCKAKMLPREQVLEKIGHDVGGVCPFGIHSNIKVYTDCSLQRFETVYPAAGNDNSGVRLSCEELFRAANSKAWIDVCKGWQTEES; encoded by the coding sequence ATGTCAATCGAAGCAGCAAGAAAACACCTGCAAACGTTTGGTTTGGAAGACCGCATCATAGAACCGGAACAGTCCAGCGCCACTGTAGAATTGGCGGCACAAGCATTGGGATGTAAGCCAGAACACATCGCAAAAACCCTGTCATTCGACTTAAATGGGGACACTATTTTAATCGTAACAGCTGGTGATGCCAAAATAGATAATAAAAAATATCGGGAATATTTCGGCTGTAAGGCGAAAATGCTTCCAAGGGAACAAGTTTTAGAAAAAATCGGTCATGACGTAGGCGGAGTCTGTCCTTTTGGAATCCATTCAAATATAAAAGTGTACACAGATTGTTCCCTACAGCGGTTTGAAACAGTATATCCCGCTGCTGGAAATGATAACAGTGGAGTAAGACTCTCCTGTGAGGAATTATTTCGAGCTGCCAATAGTAAAGCATGGATAGATGTTTGTAAAGGCTGGCAAACAGAAGAATCATAA
- a CDS encoding polysaccharide deacetylase family protein gives MERKIRPDTAKIIGKSSRFWMICAILIIGILCSTVLGAWAHGKIQKTSGQLGKLNPQLEQIKTDYQMAQQNLEELENAVNSSQEYQQKMQEIQQQFYQLIPQIDQKAQENPNVKVAYLTFDDGPSGTYTPQFLEVLKEHHILATFFVVGNQVEQHPEIVQQIQQQGHTIANHSYSHDFNKVYSNPTAFINDIEQANNAIEQACGQRAKIIRFPGGSATAKGQFPAIKELLNQKGYTYVDWNASCGDGRSGYTGDQLYQNTVNSIHGNNRVTILMHDRSQATLDALPKIISYLEENQYLILPLTPDQQMVQQKK, from the coding sequence ATGGAAAGAAAAATTCGACCAGACACAGCAAAAATTATAGGGAAATCCAGCCGGTTTTGGATGATATGCGCCATTTTGATCATTGGTATTCTTTGTAGCACAGTTTTAGGAGCTTGGGCGCATGGGAAAATCCAAAAAACATCTGGACAGCTGGGAAAATTAAATCCACAACTGGAACAAATTAAAACGGATTACCAAATGGCGCAGCAAAACCTAGAAGAGCTAGAAAACGCTGTGAACAGTTCTCAAGAATATCAACAAAAAATGCAAGAGATACAACAACAGTTTTACCAGCTGATACCACAGATAGACCAGAAAGCACAGGAAAACCCAAATGTGAAAGTAGCATACCTTACTTTTGACGATGGTCCCAGCGGTACATATACTCCACAGTTTTTGGAAGTTTTAAAGGAACATCATATCCTAGCAACCTTTTTTGTGGTAGGCAACCAGGTAGAACAGCATCCGGAAATTGTGCAGCAAATTCAGCAACAAGGGCATACTATTGCAAACCACAGCTATTCTCATGATTTTAACAAGGTGTATTCTAATCCAACCGCTTTTATTAATGATATAGAACAGGCAAACAATGCAATTGAACAAGCTTGTGGACAACGTGCAAAAATAATCCGTTTTCCAGGAGGTTCTGCCACAGCCAAAGGGCAGTTCCCAGCAATCAAAGAACTCCTCAATCAAAAAGGGTATACCTATGTGGATTGGAATGCTTCCTGTGGAGATGGCAGATCAGGATATACAGGGGATCAACTTTACCAGAACACAGTGAATTCCATTCATGGAAACAATCGTGTTACGATTTTAATGCATGACCGCAGCCAGGCTACTTTGGATGCTTTACCGAAAATTATTTCCTACTTGGAAGAAAATCAATACTTGATTTTACCGTTAACACCGGATCAACAGATGGTTCAGCAGAAAAAATAA